GTGCCAGGAGCTCCTGGCGACGCGGCCCGGGCTGGCCGAGCTGGCCCGGCGCGCGGCCGCCGCCTCCGGAGGCGACGCCCCCGTGGACGCGGTCGCCTGGGCGATGAGCGAGCTCACTGCCGAGCACACGCGGCGCATGGACCGCATGGGCCTGGCCGCCTGACGCCCTCTCCGGTGGTTGCCCTTGCCGGCGGTTGAGCCTGTCGAGACCCGTCGGTGGTTGAGCCTGTCGAAACCACCCCGCTCGCTGGCTCAGCCCCTGCTCAGAGCGACCCGAACCCGACCCGGCGCGTCTCCTCGGGGCCGACCTCGACGTAACCGATCGTCGCCGTCGGCACGAGCACACGGCGGCCGCGGGCGTCGGTGAGCTCGAGCACGCCGCCGTCGGCGAGGGCCTTCTTCAGCGTCTCGGCGACCTGGTCGGCGGTGAGGTCGGTGTCCACCGACAGCTCGCGCGGGAGGTTCTGCACACCGATCGTGATCTCCACGGTTACTCCTTGCTTCTGCACCTCGCGGCGCGCGGAACTGGGCTGCGACGATCCTATGGCCGCCGGTGCGCGGCGCGGACAGGCGGGGCGGCGGTTTCGCGCAGGGCCGAGCGGGCGTCGACTCTGCGCAGGGCCAGTCCCGCGCGCGTGGATGGACGAGCCGTCATGTTCGGGTCGCCGGGCGCATCGTCGTCCTCGACGACGTCGTCGCGCGACGTGTCACATCGCTTGACATGTGCTCGGGACGTGTAAAAAAACGAGGCGAAACTTTACATGTCCAGTAGTCTGACGCTGTGACCTGGGACCCTGCAGTGCCCCACAACGGGCTTCCGCTGCTGCCGCCCGCCGTCGAGCTGGAGTCGCATGCGGTGCTCAAGGCGACGATCGCCGCGCGCGCTGCGCTGGCAAGGTTCGACGCGCGGGCACAGGCGCTTCCGAACCCGACGGTGCTCATCAACGCGATCCCGCTCCTCGAAGCGCAGGCGAGCTCGGAGATCGAGAACATCGTCACGACGACGGACGAGCTGTTCACGGCAGCCGTGACCGATGTGGGCGCCACCTCGGCCACCCGGGAGGCCCTTCGCTACCGGACGGCGCTGTACGCGGGGTGGGAGACGATCGGACGTCGTCCGTTGACGGCGGCGACCGCGGAACAGGTCTGCATGGTGATCCGAGGACACGACGAAGGCGTGCGCCGCGGGGAGGTCTTCATCGGTGACCCCGTGTCGCGGCAGCGCATCTACACCCCGCCGGCCGGTCGGGAAGTGCTCTCACGCCTGCTGGACAACTGGTCCGAGTTCGTCAACGCGCGCACCGACATCGACCCTCTCGT
The Xylanimonas cellulosilytica DSM 15894 DNA segment above includes these coding regions:
- a CDS encoding Fic family protein translates to MTWDPAVPHNGLPLLPPAVELESHAVLKATIAARAALARFDARAQALPNPTVLINAIPLLEAQASSEIENIVTTTDELFTAAVTDVGATSATREALRYRTALYAGWETIGRRPLTAATAEQVCMVIRGHDEGVRRGEVFIGDPVSRQRIYTPPAGREVLSRLLDNWSEFVNARTDIDPLVRMAVAHYQFEAIHPFTDGNGRTGRILNVLMLCDAGLLQLPLLYLSRYIIETKDEYYRLLRAVTLDGAWEQWVTYIVRGVEATAERTTTVVEGVSEVQDELLAVIREAVGSANHDLLTVLMEQPYARMRDVVDRCGVSRPTASRWLRALVGVGALREVRVGREVLFVNSSLMNVLRG
- a CDS encoding DUF3107 domain-containing protein, whose protein sequence is MEITIGVQNLPRELSVDTDLTADQVAETLKKALADGGVLELTDARGRRVLVPTATIGYVEVGPEETRRVGFGSL